A single window of Hemicordylus capensis ecotype Gifberg chromosome 15, rHemCap1.1.pri, whole genome shotgun sequence DNA harbors:
- the YDJC gene encoding carbohydrate deacetylase isoform X1 — protein sequence MPKAAVKLIVTGDDFGYCPRRNQGIVECFLAGGVSNVSLLVNGSAVADAVRLAKRYCIPIGLHANLSEGSPVCPALKEKSSLLNEAGFFHGKMGIRAALAEGLLKMSEVKQELTAQVILFCELTGHIPHHMDGHQHVHVLPEIRHVFAQVLKDYEIKYTRVPIEPELPRCDWIDPPLMDFYLGVEKHSVDTVDVFRKHGIRWPDIYIGLSTMGKNMSVSSILGAIDAATAAYLEKQDSSVPSSAPSDPDREAGTVTIELMTHPGYPSIPPVGGCGEGPDEFSQSWERLHELETLKDPHLQSHYEARTIRLCAFNDLGV from the exons ATGCCCAAGGCCGCGGTGAAACTGATCGTCACCGGGGACGACTTCGGATattgcccgagaaggaaccaagGCATCGTGGAGTGCTTCCTGGCTGGCGGCGTCTCCAACGTCTCCCTCCTGGTCAATGGCAGTGCCGTGGCCGATGCCGTGCGACTGGCAAAGAG ATACTGCATTCCCATAGGACTCCATGCCAACCTGTCGGAAGGTTCCCCTGTCTGCCCAGCGTTGAAAGAGAAATCCTCGCTACTCAACGAAGCAGGGTTCTTCCATGGAAAAATGGGAATCAGGGCAGCATTAGCAGAAGGTCTCCTGAAAATGTCTGAG GTGAAACAGGAACTAACAGCACAGGTTATCTTGTTCTGTGAACTAACAGGCCACATACCTCATCACATGGATGGTCATCAGCATGTTCATGTTCTTCCAG AGATCAGGCACGTATTTGCACAGGTGCTGAAGGATTATGAGATCAAATATACCCGGGTCCCCATTGAACCAGAGCTTCCCCGCTGTGATTGGATAGACCCGCCCTTAATGGATTTTTATCTCGGCGTCGAAAAGCATTCAGTCGACACGGTGGATGTGTTTAGGAAGCATGGCATAAG GTGGCCAGATATTTATATAGGCCTGAGCACCATGGGGAAAAACATGTCCGTCAGCAGCATCCTCGGGGCCATTGATGCCGCCACAGCAGCTTACCTGGAGAAGCAGGACTCCTCGGTACCTTCTAGCGCCCCCTCGGACCCCGACCGAGAGGCCGGGACGGTGACCATTGAGCTGATGACGCACCCAGGGTATCCCAGCATCCCACCAGTCGGGGGCTGCGGCGAGGGGCCGGATGAGTTCTCCCAGTCATGGGAACGCTTGCACGAACTGGAGACCCTGAAGGACCCGCACCTGCAAAGCCATTACGAAGCGAGGACCATTCGGCTGTGTGCGTTTAACGACCTGGGGGTGTGA
- the YDJC gene encoding carbohydrate deacetylase isoform X2, which translates to MVVLICSRFTQLCIACSLVLNFLLLASRISLRKERYCIPIGLHANLSEGSPVCPALKEKSSLLNEAGFFHGKMGIRAALAEGLLKMSEVKQELTAQVILFCELTGHIPHHMDGHQHVHVLPEIRHVFAQVLKDYEIKYTRVPIEPELPRCDWIDPPLMDFYLGVEKHSVDTVDVFRKHGIRWPDIYIGLSTMGKNMSVSSILGAIDAATAAYLEKQDSSVPSSAPSDPDREAGTVTIELMTHPGYPSIPPVGGCGEGPDEFSQSWERLHELETLKDPHLQSHYEARTIRLCAFNDLGV; encoded by the exons ATGG TGGTTTTGATATGCAGCCGTTTTACTCAATTATGTATTGCTTGTTCCTTGGTTTTGAACTTCCTTTTGTTAGCTTCGCGGATCTCTTTAAGAAAAGAAAG ATACTGCATTCCCATAGGACTCCATGCCAACCTGTCGGAAGGTTCCCCTGTCTGCCCAGCGTTGAAAGAGAAATCCTCGCTACTCAACGAAGCAGGGTTCTTCCATGGAAAAATGGGAATCAGGGCAGCATTAGCAGAAGGTCTCCTGAAAATGTCTGAG GTGAAACAGGAACTAACAGCACAGGTTATCTTGTTCTGTGAACTAACAGGCCACATACCTCATCACATGGATGGTCATCAGCATGTTCATGTTCTTCCAG AGATCAGGCACGTATTTGCACAGGTGCTGAAGGATTATGAGATCAAATATACCCGGGTCCCCATTGAACCAGAGCTTCCCCGCTGTGATTGGATAGACCCGCCCTTAATGGATTTTTATCTCGGCGTCGAAAAGCATTCAGTCGACACGGTGGATGTGTTTAGGAAGCATGGCATAAG GTGGCCAGATATTTATATAGGCCTGAGCACCATGGGGAAAAACATGTCCGTCAGCAGCATCCTCGGGGCCATTGATGCCGCCACAGCAGCTTACCTGGAGAAGCAGGACTCCTCGGTACCTTCTAGCGCCCCCTCGGACCCCGACCGAGAGGCCGGGACGGTGACCATTGAGCTGATGACGCACCCAGGGTATCCCAGCATCCCACCAGTCGGGGGCTGCGGCGAGGGGCCGGATGAGTTCTCCCAGTCATGGGAACGCTTGCACGAACTGGAGACCCTGAAGGACCCGCACCTGCAAAGCCATTACGAAGCGAGGACCATTCGGCTGTGTGCGTTTAACGACCTGGGGGTGTGA
- the YDJC gene encoding carbohydrate deacetylase isoform X3, with the protein MASRISLRKERYCIPIGLHANLSEGSPVCPALKEKSSLLNEAGFFHGKMGIRAALAEGLLKMSEVKQELTAQVILFCELTGHIPHHMDGHQHVHVLPEIRHVFAQVLKDYEIKYTRVPIEPELPRCDWIDPPLMDFYLGVEKHSVDTVDVFRKHGIRWPDIYIGLSTMGKNMSVSSILGAIDAATAAYLEKQDSSVPSSAPSDPDREAGTVTIELMTHPGYPSIPPVGGCGEGPDEFSQSWERLHELETLKDPHLQSHYEARTIRLCAFNDLGV; encoded by the exons ATGG CTTCGCGGATCTCTTTAAGAAAAGAAAG ATACTGCATTCCCATAGGACTCCATGCCAACCTGTCGGAAGGTTCCCCTGTCTGCCCAGCGTTGAAAGAGAAATCCTCGCTACTCAACGAAGCAGGGTTCTTCCATGGAAAAATGGGAATCAGGGCAGCATTAGCAGAAGGTCTCCTGAAAATGTCTGAG GTGAAACAGGAACTAACAGCACAGGTTATCTTGTTCTGTGAACTAACAGGCCACATACCTCATCACATGGATGGTCATCAGCATGTTCATGTTCTTCCAG AGATCAGGCACGTATTTGCACAGGTGCTGAAGGATTATGAGATCAAATATACCCGGGTCCCCATTGAACCAGAGCTTCCCCGCTGTGATTGGATAGACCCGCCCTTAATGGATTTTTATCTCGGCGTCGAAAAGCATTCAGTCGACACGGTGGATGTGTTTAGGAAGCATGGCATAAG GTGGCCAGATATTTATATAGGCCTGAGCACCATGGGGAAAAACATGTCCGTCAGCAGCATCCTCGGGGCCATTGATGCCGCCACAGCAGCTTACCTGGAGAAGCAGGACTCCTCGGTACCTTCTAGCGCCCCCTCGGACCCCGACCGAGAGGCCGGGACGGTGACCATTGAGCTGATGACGCACCCAGGGTATCCCAGCATCCCACCAGTCGGGGGCTGCGGCGAGGGGCCGGATGAGTTCTCCCAGTCATGGGAACGCTTGCACGAACTGGAGACCCTGAAGGACCCGCACCTGCAAAGCCATTACGAAGCGAGGACCATTCGGCTGTGTGCGTTTAACGACCTGGGGGTGTGA
- the YDJC gene encoding carbohydrate deacetylase isoform X4, translating into MELTPNDAQGRGETDRHRGRLRILPEKEPRHRGVLPGWRRLQRLPPGQWQCRGRCRATGKEVKQELTAQVILFCELTGHIPHHMDGHQHVHVLPEIRHVFAQVLKDYEIKYTRVPIEPELPRCDWIDPPLMDFYLGVEKHSVDTVDVFRKHGIRWPDIYIGLSTMGKNMSVSSILGAIDAATAAYLEKQDSSVPSSAPSDPDREAGTVTIELMTHPGYPSIPPVGGCGEGPDEFSQSWERLHELETLKDPHLQSHYEARTIRLCAFNDLGV; encoded by the exons ATGG AGCTGACGCCTAACGATGCCCAAGGCCGCGGTGAAACTGATCGTCACCGGGGACGACTTCGGATattgcccgagaaggaaccaagGCATCGTGGAGTGCTTCCTGGCTGGCGGCGTCTCCAACGTCTCCCTCCTGGTCAATGGCAGTGCCGTGGCCGATGCCGTGCGACTGGCAAAGAG GTGAAACAGGAACTAACAGCACAGGTTATCTTGTTCTGTGAACTAACAGGCCACATACCTCATCACATGGATGGTCATCAGCATGTTCATGTTCTTCCAG AGATCAGGCACGTATTTGCACAGGTGCTGAAGGATTATGAGATCAAATATACCCGGGTCCCCATTGAACCAGAGCTTCCCCGCTGTGATTGGATAGACCCGCCCTTAATGGATTTTTATCTCGGCGTCGAAAAGCATTCAGTCGACACGGTGGATGTGTTTAGGAAGCATGGCATAAG GTGGCCAGATATTTATATAGGCCTGAGCACCATGGGGAAAAACATGTCCGTCAGCAGCATCCTCGGGGCCATTGATGCCGCCACAGCAGCTTACCTGGAGAAGCAGGACTCCTCGGTACCTTCTAGCGCCCCCTCGGACCCCGACCGAGAGGCCGGGACGGTGACCATTGAGCTGATGACGCACCCAGGGTATCCCAGCATCCCACCAGTCGGGGGCTGCGGCGAGGGGCCGGATGAGTTCTCCCAGTCATGGGAACGCTTGCACGAACTGGAGACCCTGAAGGACCCGCACCTGCAAAGCCATTACGAAGCGAGGACCATTCGGCTGTGTGCGTTTAACGACCTGGGGGTGTGA